In Lactuca sativa cultivar Salinas chromosome 5, Lsat_Salinas_v11, whole genome shotgun sequence, the DNA window ATAAGAACCAGCCAGCTGAGGTCTCTGGTTTTGGTCTTTTGTAACAAGTCTAGCGAGCCCAAAATCACCAAGGTAAGGTTGTAGGTTCGGTCCCAATAGCACATTCATGGCTTTCACATCTCCATGTAAAATAGCGGGCACACAGTCATGATGTAGATACGCGAGAGCATGAGCCACGCCTAGTACAACCTCGTACCTAGTCTCCCACTCTGCTCCTCCTTGTTTCCCAGCACCAGCACCAACACCAGCACCATGGAGGAGCGAACTTAAGCTTCCGTTAGGATAGTAATCGTAAAACAATAGTTTAATCGTCTGGTTTGAACCCCAGCCTAACAGACGAACGATGTTCTTGTGTCGGATCGAACCAAGTGTCTCGATTTCAGAGGTGAAAGCTCCGGACTCTTGCGTTGACCACATCTTCTTCACAGCTAGTGTTTCCCCATTTGAAGTCGTCACTTTATATACGACTCCAGAGCTTCCGGTGCCAATCACATTTGCTGATGTCAGATCGTGAACTATATCGTCGACATAAACTTCCATCTTTTGATAGAATGTCATTTCCCATGTTTCACGTATTACTTCTTTGTTGACCAAACGGGTCCTCACCAACGTGTAAATTCCTAGTAGGACCAGCACTGCACTAATGCTGATGAGGATCGACATCGCTAGTTTTGTTGATGACCTGGCATGACCGGTCTTGTCAGCCGGGGTAACGACTGCGCCGGAAATGTAAAGAGCTTTGTTTCCGGCCAGATCACCGGGAGGGAGGTTCCGGAAAAACGGAGTGTTTGGTAATTCGCCGGAGAACTCGTTGTATGAAACATTGAGGGAGACGAGGTTTTGAAGGTTTGTGAGGACGTCTAGTTTCCCGTTTATTCTATTATGGGACAGGTCTAGGCTTGCGAGTTTGGTAAGGCCCATAAACTCAGACGGTATCTCCCCGGTGAACTGGTTGCAACTTAGATTGAGTGAGATTTCAAGCGACGGGATTTGGCCTAATTGTTTAGGTATTTCTCCTGAGAAACCATTGTTTCCGAGATCCAGCAACTGTAGCTTACTACAAGAACGGATCTCCGCTGGAATTTCACCGGAAAGTTGATTCTTTCCCAAATTAAATTTAGTCAATTCAGTCAACAAACCAACACTAGGACTTAACGAACCTGTAAGCCTGTTATCCGACAtgtctacaaactgtaaactttTCGGGAGTGTATCAGGGAAAACACCATTGAGGCCGTTTGAATGAAGGTCAAGAAACTCAAGATTCCCGCATCCTGAGATGGATGGAGGAATCCCTCCCACGAATTTGTTGTTGCTCATGTCGAGAAAATTTAAATTCTTTAAATTCCCTATCTCTGATGGAACAATACCCGAAAGTCTATTACCGTTGACTCTGAATCTGTACAAGTTAGTGCAGCTTCCAATATCGGATGGGATAAAACCCGACAAATCATTGGAAAGCAACAGTAACTTGGTAAGATTTTTAAGTGAAAAGATTTGATTAGGTATCGTACCGAAAAGTTGGTTATATGAGAGATCAAGAGCTTGAAGATTCTCACATCGGGATAAAGACTCTGGAATGTTGCCTGTAAGATTATTCTGCCAAGCAAAAAACAGAGTCATGCTCTGTAATTTCCCGATCGAAATGGGGATCTCTCCCGTCAGTTGATTGTTATCAACTTCCAAATGAGTCAGAGCAGCGCAGTTTGTGATTTCCAGAGGTATCATACCTGATAATTGGTTCACCGACAACTGAAGCTCTTGAAGCTTCGACAGCCCTCCAAAACTCGTCGGAATATTTCCGGTTAACGAATTCTCAGATAAATCGATGGTCAAAAGCTGACTGCACCTTCCAATTTCTTCTGGAATCGTCCCGACTAAACTGTTCTGCCATAGCAGCACGCTCTCAAGCTTTCGAAGCTCCCCAATTAACCTCGGGATGGAACCAGTAATGGAGTTCTGGTATAAGTAGAGATTCCTGAGTTCAGTGCAGTTCCCGATTTCATCTGGAATAGGACCTGACAATAGCGACGTGTAGATAGCTATCGTCTGGACCCGTTTCAGCTTTCCGATGGATGCCGGAAGACTGCCGGAAATACTGGTTTCTGCAAGACCCAACATCACTAAATTGCTACAATTTC includes these proteins:
- the LOC111912508 gene encoding LRR receptor-like serine/threonine-protein kinase RGI3, which translates into the protein MPAPLRNPKLSSSLIFYFFFFPVICHSIDIQGQALLTWKNTLNSSTDVLKSWNPSDPTPCNNWLGIQCNSDAHVVAIKLNSLDIQGPLPSNLQPLNFLNSLILSSTNLTGTIPKEFGDYLQLTLIDISDNLITGSIPPEICSLNKLRTLSLNTNLLEGGIPLDIGNLSSLENLMIFDNQLSGEIPKSIGKLERLQVIRAGGNKNLKGELPEEIGNCSNLVMLGLAETSISGSLPASIGKLKRVQTIAIYTSLLSGPIPDEIGNCTELRNLYLYQNSITGSIPRLIGELRKLESVLLWQNSLVGTIPEEIGRCSQLLTIDLSENSLTGNIPTSFGGLSKLQELQLSVNQLSGMIPLEITNCAALTHLEVDNNQLTGEIPISIGKLQSMTLFFAWQNNLTGNIPESLSRCENLQALDLSYNQLFGTIPNQIFSLKNLTKLLLLSNDLSGFIPSDIGSCTNLYRFRVNGNRLSGIVPSEIGNLKNLNFLDMSNNKFVGGIPPSISGCGNLEFLDLHSNGLNGVFPDTLPKSLQFVDMSDNRLTGSLSPSVGLLTELTKFNLGKNQLSGEIPAEIRSCSKLQLLDLGNNGFSGEIPKQLGQIPSLEISLNLSCNQFTGEIPSEFMGLTKLASLDLSHNRINGKLDVLTNLQNLVSLNVSYNEFSGELPNTPFFRNLPPGDLAGNKALYISGAVVTPADKTGHARSSTKLAMSILISISAVLVLLGIYTLVRTRLVNKEVIRETWEMTFYQKMEVYVDDIVHDLTSANVIGTGSSGVVYKVTTSNGETLAVKKMWSTQESGAFTSEIETLGSIRHKNIVRLLGWGSNQTIKLLFYDYYPNGSLSSLLHGAGVGAGAGKQGGAEWETRYEVVLGVAHALAYLHHDCVPAILHGDVKAMNVLLGPNLQPYLGDFGLARLVTKDQNQRPQLAGSYGYMAPEHGSAQRITEKSDVYSFGVVLLEVLTGRHPLDPSLPGGTHLVQWVRDHLHEKKDPVEILDPKLRGRADPQMHEMLQTLAVSFLCVSSRPNDRPIMNDVVAMLKEIHHEESLIRSSDTQELKGKLLVNPASPAPTPTRSMVLQASSNCSYAFSDDSM